A single genomic interval of uncultured Pseudodesulfovibrio sp. harbors:
- a CDS encoding methyl-accepting chemotaxis protein yields the protein MSLSKLFADFPMAAKLGIGFSVVAAVFLLALGSFAVSLDATKDSYGFLVNNTAAKKAVAQTVSNEMLQCRRNEKDFFARKDMKYVPRVTGLVESIRKNAAQLVQLDEATGMSGDASVARNIVQYISAYHAAFMKVVGYWQARGLTHDTGLQGDFRKAVHAVEARVKELSGEMSRYESRDLMAEMLMLRRYEKDYLLRGSEKYIKRVDKQLGLLDEKVSTLSINSDYRSELSVLLTGYGEKFHALVAEDAQISEGTAALRKAVHQIEPLVESVMKTAEEEMVTMEQAVLVDVDSSYVRSVTITLAALLAAVVLTVLTTRQVTKPLGHGVTFASDIADGDLSTEVDIYRADEIGKIIEAMRGMSFRLREIIGSVQEATSSVAAGSEEVSASSENLSQSVSEQAAVVEEVSASVEQLSANIRQASHAAEETENIARANANDAENGGEIISQAVSAMHKIAERITIIEEIARQTNLLALNAAIEAARAGEAGKGFAVVAAEVRKLAERSGVAAGEIGTLSSDCVDIAEQAGELFDRMIPEIQKTAHMVQEINASNVDQTTGVDNVANAMGQLDQSVQGNASAVEELAATAENLAQQAAAVQQAMSYFRLDQEAGVADRSVVVRKEEMVPLPA from the coding sequence ATGTCGCTGAGTAAACTGTTTGCCGATTTTCCCATGGCGGCGAAGCTGGGGATAGGGTTTTCCGTTGTGGCTGCGGTGTTTCTGCTGGCTTTGGGGAGTTTTGCGGTTTCCCTTGATGCGACAAAGGACTCCTATGGTTTTTTGGTCAACAATACTGCGGCGAAAAAAGCGGTTGCCCAGACTGTCTCGAATGAGATGTTGCAGTGCCGGAGAAATGAGAAAGATTTTTTTGCCCGCAAGGATATGAAATATGTTCCCCGGGTGACGGGGTTGGTTGAAAGTATCCGGAAGAACGCGGCACAGCTCGTTCAGCTTGACGAAGCCACCGGTATGAGCGGTGACGCCAGTGTTGCCAGAAATATCGTTCAGTACATCAGTGCGTACCATGCGGCATTCATGAAGGTCGTGGGATATTGGCAGGCCCGGGGATTGACGCATGATACGGGGCTACAAGGTGATTTCAGGAAGGCGGTCCATGCCGTCGAGGCCAGAGTCAAGGAATTGAGTGGCGAAATGTCCCGGTATGAGAGCCGGGACCTCATGGCTGAAATGCTCATGTTGCGGCGCTATGAAAAGGACTATCTACTCCGTGGGAGCGAGAAATATATCAAGCGGGTGGACAAGCAGCTCGGGCTTCTTGATGAAAAGGTTTCGACTCTTTCCATCAATAGCGATTATCGAAGTGAACTGTCAGTTCTTTTAACTGGATATGGCGAGAAATTTCATGCGTTGGTGGCTGAGGATGCACAGATTAGCGAAGGAACGGCTGCACTCCGTAAGGCTGTGCATCAGATTGAGCCGTTGGTTGAAAGCGTGATGAAAACCGCTGAAGAAGAAATGGTGACCATGGAACAGGCCGTACTGGTTGATGTTGATAGCAGTTATGTCCGTTCCGTGACGATCACTCTTGCGGCATTGCTCGCCGCAGTTGTTTTGACAGTGCTGACCACGCGGCAAGTCACCAAGCCGCTCGGGCATGGCGTGACGTTTGCTTCGGATATAGCTGACGGCGATCTTTCTACGGAAGTCGATATTTACCGGGCGGATGAAATTGGAAAGATCATCGAAGCCATGCGCGGCATGTCATTTCGACTGCGTGAAATCATCGGGAGTGTTCAGGAGGCGACCAGCTCCGTTGCCGCCGGAAGTGAGGAGGTGAGTGCCTCGTCCGAAAACCTGTCGCAGAGTGTGTCGGAACAGGCCGCGGTTGTGGAAGAGGTCTCTGCGAGCGTCGAGCAGTTGTCCGCCAATATCCGTCAGGCAAGCCACGCCGCCGAGGAGACGGAAAACATTGCAAGGGCGAATGCCAACGATGCGGAGAATGGCGGCGAGATCATTTCGCAGGCTGTTTCCGCCATGCACAAGATCGCGGAGCGGATCACCATCATCGAGGAAATCGCTCGGCAGACCAACCTGCTGGCCTTGAATGCCGCTATTGAGGCGGCGAGGGCAGGAGAAGCCGGCAAGGGTTTTGCCGTTGTCGCGGCCGAAGTCCGGAAATTGGCTGAACGAAGCGGCGTCGCTGCCGGAGAGATCGGAACCCTGTCTTCCGACTGTGTGGATATCGCGGAGCAGGCCGGTGAGCTTTTTGATCGGATGATACCTGAAATCCAGAAAACCGCGCATATGGTGCAGGAGATCAATGCCTCCAATGTGGATCAGACGACCGGTGTGGACAATGTGGCAAATGCCATGGGCCAACTGGATCAGTCGGTTCAGGGGAATGCTTCGGCTGTCGAGGAGCTGGCGGCGACAGCGGAAAATCTGGCGCAGCAGGCGGCTGCCGTTCAGCAGGCGATGAGCTATTTCAGGCTCGATCAGGAAGCGGGCGTCGCTGACAGGTCGGTTGTCGTCCGTAAGGAGGAGATGGTTCCGCTGCCCGCATAA
- a CDS encoding dihydroorotate dehydrogenase, translating into MDMNVSFGGLDLKNPIMTASGTFGFGLEFSSFGDLKKLGGIVAKGLSLKPREGNPMPRIAETPCGMLNAIGIQNPGVENFITRALPALPWKDVAIIANLYACDAEEFGELAGVLAGEEGIAALEVNVSCPNVKEGGIAFGQDPAQIGKVTEAVKKNAGNKHVMVKLSPNVTDITVCARAAAEGGADSLSLINTLSGMAVDIRNRRPRIANVIAGLSGPAIKPVALRCVHQVVQAVDIPVVGIGGIASAEDALEFLLVGAQAVQVGTANFLRPDFAFDLVDEVEKLLEEVGAESLEEFRGSIQLPL; encoded by the coding sequence ATGGATATGAATGTTTCATTCGGTGGTCTGGACCTCAAGAATCCGATCATGACCGCTTCCGGCACCTTCGGTTTCGGACTGGAATTTTCGTCTTTCGGTGATTTGAAGAAACTCGGCGGCATTGTGGCGAAAGGGCTTTCCCTCAAGCCGCGTGAAGGCAATCCCATGCCGCGTATAGCGGAAACTCCCTGCGGCATGCTGAACGCCATCGGCATCCAGAATCCCGGTGTGGAGAATTTCATTACCAGAGCGCTGCCCGCGCTTCCGTGGAAGGACGTGGCGATCATTGCCAACCTGTATGCCTGTGATGCCGAAGAGTTCGGCGAACTGGCTGGCGTGCTTGCCGGAGAGGAAGGCATCGCGGCCCTTGAGGTCAACGTCTCCTGTCCCAACGTGAAAGAGGGCGGCATCGCCTTCGGGCAGGACCCGGCGCAGATCGGCAAGGTGACCGAGGCTGTGAAAAAGAACGCCGGAAACAAGCATGTCATGGTCAAGCTGTCACCCAACGTGACGGACATCACGGTATGCGCCCGCGCTGCGGCAGAGGGCGGAGCCGATTCCCTGTCGCTCATCAATACGCTGTCCGGTATGGCTGTGGACATCCGTAACCGCAGGCCGCGCATTGCAAACGTCATTGCAGGACTTTCCGGTCCGGCTATCAAGCCCGTGGCACTCCGCTGCGTGCATCAAGTCGTACAGGCCGTTGATATCCCGGTTGTGGGCATCGGGGGCATCGCCTCGGCAGAGGATGCGTTGGAGTTCCTTCTCGTCGGCGCACAGGCCGTTCAGGTCGGTACAGCCAATTTCCTTCGTCCCGACTTCGCATTCGACCTCGTGGATGAGGTTGAAAAGCTGCTCGAAGAGGTCGGAGCCGAGAGTTTGGAAGAGTTTCGTGGAAGTATTCAATTACCTTTGTAA
- a CDS encoding bile acid:sodium symporter family protein, with amino-acid sequence MNISAIPWFIERHFVLIAVILSGVALAYPPSFIWIKPHIPLGLGIIMFGMGLTLDFEDFRDILRKWRLVGLGVVLQYAVMPLLAVCISYVLGLPPEVVIGMVVVGACPGGTASNVIAYLAKANVPLSVTMTLASTCLAPVLTPAIIYFVLEKQIQIDFWSMVQSVFWIVVFPLVDGLVLRRIFRKRLESFLRYFPSISILVIALLIACIIGLNQKTLLAFPFLVLVAVVLHNGLGLALGYGTARLAKCSKRDARTIAIEVGMQNSGLGVALAVKHFGVASALPGALFSLWHNLSGVSLARKWRKTKESQ; translated from the coding sequence ATGAATATATCAGCCATCCCTTGGTTTATCGAGAGGCATTTCGTATTGATCGCCGTGATTTTGTCCGGCGTAGCTCTGGCTTATCCTCCATCATTTATCTGGATCAAACCGCATATTCCGCTTGGTCTGGGAATCATCATGTTCGGTATGGGGTTGACGCTCGATTTCGAGGATTTTCGTGATATTTTGCGTAAGTGGCGACTTGTCGGTCTCGGTGTGGTCCTACAGTACGCTGTTATGCCATTGCTTGCTGTGTGTATTTCATATGTTTTGGGTCTTCCGCCTGAAGTTGTCATCGGCATGGTCGTTGTCGGTGCGTGTCCGGGAGGGACGGCTTCCAATGTCATAGCGTATCTCGCCAAAGCGAACGTGCCGCTGTCCGTCACCATGACACTGGCTTCGACCTGTCTGGCTCCGGTGCTGACACCGGCCATCATTTACTTTGTCCTTGAGAAGCAGATTCAGATCGATTTTTGGTCCATGGTCCAATCCGTATTCTGGATCGTGGTGTTTCCTCTTGTTGACGGGTTGGTGTTACGCCGTATTTTTAGAAAGCGGCTTGAATCGTTTTTGAGATATTTTCCCTCCATCTCCATTCTGGTGATTGCCTTGCTTATCGCCTGTATCATCGGGTTGAATCAGAAGACATTGTTGGCGTTCCCGTTCCTTGTTCTTGTTGCCGTGGTGTTGCACAACGGTCTTGGGCTTGCCCTTGGATACGGTACCGCCCGGTTGGCAAAGTGTTCCAAGCGCGATGCTCGGACCATCGCCATTGAAGTCGGCATGCAGAATTCCGGGCTTGGCGTGGCGCTTGCTGTCAAGCATTTCGGCGTGGCCAGCGCCTTGCCGGGAGCTCTTTTCAGCCTGTGGCACAATCTTTCGGGTGTTTCATTGGCTCGAAAGTGGCGCAAAACCAAAGAATCCCAATAG
- the carB gene encoding carbamoyl-phosphate synthase large subunit, producing the protein MPKRTDIKKIMLIGSGPIVIGQACEFDYSGTQALKALKEEGYEVVLVNSNPASIMTDPELADATYIEPIEPETVARIIEKERPDALLPTLGGQTGLNTALAVADMGVLDKFNVELIGADIDVINKAESREEFREAMENIGLKMPQSGICRTMDDVREWGQKIPFPIIVRPAYTLGGSGGGVAYNMEELEEICSNGLALSMKSEIMLERSILGWKEYELEVMRDKKDNCVIICSIENLDPMGVHTGDSVTVAPAQTLTDDEYQNLRDYSLAVMREIGVETGGSNVQFAINPEDGEVIIIEMNPRVSRSSALASKATGFPIAKIAAKLAVGYTLDEIPNDITRETMASFEPAIDYCVIKIPRFTFEKFPGTDDYLTTAMKSVGETMAIGRTFKEALQKGLRSLETGHIGLGKKFETCDIDRNEILKLLRKPNSERLYALRNALRCGMTEDEVFEATKIDPWFLRQFVDIFEMEKELIEFGKKEGVSAEADGMEDMLRKAKEYGYSDPQLAAMWRTSEDAVRTLRKELNIIPTYYLVDTCAAEFEAYTPYYYSTYETGQENVRDEKKKIIILGGGPNRIGQGIEFDYCCCHSSFTLKEMGVQSIMVNSNPETVSTDYDTSDKLYFEPLTFEDVMNIVEFEKPDGVIVQFGGQTPLNLAIRLMNAGVPLIGTSPDAIDRAEDRERFKQFLNKLHLKQPPNGTAMSMTEAREVAESLDFPLVLRPSYVLGGRGMDIVYSMEEFEHYFRHSARVAPEHPVLIDKFLEYAIEVDVDALADGEDVYIGGVMEHIEEAGIHSGDSASVLPPYSLSSELVREIERQTIAMAKELGVIGLMNVQFAIKDGEVYIIEVNPRASRTVPFVSKATGVPLAKLATRVMLGEKLKDLNPASMRKKGHVSVKESVFPFSKFPNVDVLLGPEMRSTGEVMGVDPSFGLAYMKSQLAAGQKLPTKGSVFISVNDWDKSKIVLVARDFEAMGFEVMATGGTADFLKEKGVNVTKVNKVHEGQRPHVVDHIKNGMIDLVINTPSGKKTVGDAKMIRQNTLLYNIPYTTTVSGARAVAQAILEVKETGLQVQSLQKYYGA; encoded by the coding sequence ATGCCCAAACGCACAGATATCAAGAAGATCATGCTGATCGGGTCCGGCCCCATTGTCATTGGCCAGGCCTGCGAGTTCGACTATTCCGGTACCCAGGCGCTCAAAGCGCTGAAAGAAGAAGGGTACGAGGTAGTCCTGGTCAATTCCAATCCCGCATCAATCATGACCGATCCGGAGTTGGCCGACGCCACTTACATTGAACCCATAGAACCGGAAACAGTTGCCCGAATCATCGAGAAAGAGCGCCCCGACGCTCTTTTGCCGACTCTGGGGGGACAGACCGGTCTCAACACCGCCCTCGCCGTTGCTGACATGGGTGTGCTCGACAAATTCAATGTCGAACTCATCGGTGCCGACATCGACGTCATCAACAAGGCGGAAAGCCGCGAAGAATTCCGTGAGGCCATGGAAAACATCGGCCTGAAGATGCCCCAATCCGGTATCTGCCGTACCATGGACGATGTTCGCGAATGGGGCCAGAAAATCCCGTTCCCCATCATCGTTCGCCCCGCCTACACACTGGGCGGCTCCGGCGGCGGTGTCGCTTACAATATGGAAGAACTGGAAGAGATCTGCTCCAATGGTCTCGCCCTATCCATGAAAAGCGAAATCATGCTCGAACGCTCCATTCTCGGATGGAAGGAGTACGAGCTTGAGGTGATGCGCGACAAGAAAGACAACTGCGTCATCATCTGCTCCATCGAAAACCTCGACCCCATGGGCGTGCACACCGGCGATTCCGTCACGGTGGCCCCGGCCCAGACTCTCACGGACGACGAGTACCAGAACCTGCGGGACTACTCGCTTGCCGTCATGCGTGAAATCGGCGTCGAAACCGGTGGATCAAACGTCCAGTTCGCCATCAACCCGGAAGACGGCGAGGTCATCATCATCGAGATGAACCCCCGCGTGTCCCGTTCTTCGGCCCTTGCGTCGAAAGCCACCGGATTCCCCATCGCAAAGATCGCGGCCAAACTCGCCGTGGGCTACACGCTGGATGAAATTCCCAACGACATCACCCGCGAGACAATGGCCTCCTTTGAACCGGCCATTGATTACTGCGTCATCAAAATCCCGAGATTCACCTTTGAGAAATTCCCGGGCACGGACGATTACCTGACCACGGCCATGAAGTCCGTCGGTGAAACCATGGCTATCGGCCGCACATTCAAGGAAGCTCTCCAGAAAGGCCTGCGCTCCCTTGAAACCGGTCACATCGGTCTGGGCAAGAAATTCGAAACCTGTGACATTGACAGGAACGAAATTCTCAAGCTGCTTCGCAAGCCCAACTCCGAACGCCTGTACGCACTGCGTAACGCGCTTCGCTGCGGCATGACCGAAGACGAAGTCTTTGAGGCCACCAAAATCGACCCGTGGTTCCTGCGCCAGTTCGTCGACATCTTCGAAATGGAAAAGGAACTCATCGAGTTCGGCAAAAAGGAAGGCGTATCCGCCGAGGCTGACGGCATGGAAGACATGCTGCGGAAAGCCAAGGAATACGGTTATTCCGACCCGCAGCTCGCCGCCATGTGGCGCACGAGCGAGGATGCTGTCCGTACCCTGAGAAAGGAACTGAACATCATCCCGACCTACTATCTGGTCGACACCTGCGCGGCGGAATTCGAAGCCTATACGCCGTATTACTACTCCACATACGAGACCGGACAGGAAAATGTCCGCGACGAAAAGAAGAAGATAATCATCCTCGGAGGCGGTCCCAACCGCATCGGTCAGGGAATCGAGTTCGACTACTGCTGCTGCCACTCCTCCTTCACCCTGAAGGAAATGGGCGTGCAGTCCATCATGGTCAACTCCAACCCTGAGACCGTTTCCACCGACTACGACACGTCCGACAAGCTCTACTTCGAGCCGCTGACTTTCGAGGACGTGATGAATATCGTCGAATTCGAAAAACCCGACGGCGTGATCGTCCAGTTCGGCGGCCAGACTCCGCTGAACCTCGCCATCCGCCTGATGAATGCGGGCGTGCCGCTCATCGGCACCAGCCCGGACGCCATCGACCGCGCCGAAGACCGCGAACGCTTCAAGCAGTTCCTGAACAAACTGCACCTCAAGCAGCCGCCGAACGGCACGGCCATGTCCATGACAGAAGCCCGTGAAGTCGCTGAAAGCCTCGACTTCCCGCTGGTTCTTCGCCCGTCCTACGTTCTCGGCGGACGCGGCATGGACATCGTCTACTCCATGGAAGAATTCGAACACTACTTCCGACACTCTGCACGCGTCGCCCCGGAACATCCAGTACTCATCGACAAATTCCTCGAATACGCAATCGAGGTCGACGTCGACGCGCTGGCCGACGGTGAGGACGTCTACATCGGCGGCGTCATGGAACACATCGAAGAAGCCGGAATTCACTCCGGTGATTCGGCATCCGTACTGCCGCCCTACAGCCTGAGTTCCGAACTGGTACGAGAAATCGAACGCCAGACCATTGCCATGGCAAAGGAACTCGGCGTCATCGGCCTGATGAACGTCCAGTTCGCCATCAAGGACGGCGAGGTATACATCATCGAGGTCAACCCGCGTGCATCGCGTACGGTGCCGTTCGTGTCCAAGGCCACGGGCGTCCCGCTTGCCAAGCTCGCCACCCGCGTCATGCTGGGCGAAAAGCTCAAGGACCTCAACCCCGCCTCCATGCGTAAGAAAGGACACGTCTCCGTCAAGGAATCCGTGTTCCCGTTCAGCAAGTTCCCCAATGTGGACGTGCTGCTCGGACCTGAAATGCGCTCCACCGGCGAAGTCATGGGCGTGGACCCGAGCTTCGGCCTTGCATACATGAAGTCTCAGCTTGCCGCGGGCCAGAAACTGCCCACCAAAGGCTCGGTCTTCATCTCTGTCAACGATTGGGACAAATCCAAGATCGTACTGGTCGCCCGCGATTTCGAGGCCATGGGCTTCGAAGTCATGGCAACCGGCGGTACGGCGGACTTCCTCAAGGAAAAAGGCGTCAACGTCACCAAGGTCAACAAGGTGCACGAAGGCCAGCGTCCCCACGTTGTCGATCACATCAAGAACGGAATGATTGATCTGGTCATCAACACACCGTCCGGCAAAAAAACCGTCGGCGATGCCAAGATGATCCGCCAGAACACGCTTCTGTACAACATCCCCTACACCACCACGGTGTCGGGTGCCCGGGCCGTTGCCCAGGCCATATTGGAAGTCAAGGAAACCGGCTTGCAGGTTCAGAGCCTGCAAAAATACTACGGCGCGTAA
- a CDS encoding DUF4198 domain-containing protein: protein MKARIGLLASALVFLFATVASAHFGMLIPDTDEVTQEKRDINLTLSFSHPFEMVGMELEKPAEFFVVANNEQKTDLLSSLKPAKVMGHGAWKTSFTPRQPGMYTFVFDPVPYKEDAENNYIRHITKVVVDAYGEGEEWNTPLGLKTEIVPLTRPFGNYAGNVFQGVVMLDGKPAPYTRVEVEFYNKDGKRNAPNDRMVTQEVMADGNGVFTFACPWKGWWGFAGLNADAKPYKGRELELGAVIWVEMK, encoded by the coding sequence ATGAAAGCGAGAATCGGTCTGTTGGCAAGTGCTTTGGTGTTTCTTTTTGCGACGGTGGCGTCCGCTCATTTCGGGATGCTGATTCCCGATACTGATGAAGTGACACAGGAAAAACGTGACATTAATTTGACCCTTTCGTTTTCTCACCCGTTTGAGATGGTTGGCATGGAACTCGAAAAGCCCGCAGAATTCTTTGTCGTCGCGAACAATGAGCAGAAGACTGACCTGCTGTCTTCCCTCAAACCTGCCAAGGTGATGGGGCACGGTGCCTGGAAAACTTCCTTCACGCCTCGCCAGCCTGGTATGTATACATTCGTTTTCGATCCGGTCCCGTACAAGGAAGATGCGGAGAACAATTACATTCGTCACATCACCAAGGTCGTGGTTGATGCCTATGGTGAAGGTGAGGAATGGAATACCCCGCTCGGTCTCAAGACCGAAATCGTTCCGCTGACCCGTCCTTTCGGCAACTATGCAGGCAACGTCTTTCAGGGCGTGGTCATGCTCGACGGCAAGCCCGCTCCGTATACTCGTGTAGAAGTCGAGTTTTACAACAAGGACGGCAAGCGCAACGCTCCCAACGACCGTATGGTCACGCAGGAAGTGATGGCTGACGGCAACGGTGTTTTCACCTTCGCCTGTCCTTGGAAAGGATGGTGGGGATTTGCCGGTCTCAATGCTGATGCCAAGCCCTACAAGGGACGTGAGCTGGAACTCGGCGCAGTTATTTGGGTAGAAATGAAATAG
- a CDS encoding dihydroorotate dehydrogenase electron transfer subunit, with product MSLRNCRTVKVLEVSPVGQLERPDEFFEITLEYPDWAGWKPGQFVMIRPTSWELDLMWGRPFSICSADGETLTLFIQKVGRGTNRICSMKPGDTVSIWGPLGNSFAMEPDTPTLLLSGGIGIAPFRGYVEQHPHPENLKLFLAHRLPLGCYPFGMLSEKVDCQCMIEEKTEDLQQIIASLREQIKEYADKDGLILSCGPTPFMKTVQQFANEFGARAQVSLENRMACGVGACLGCVTKDGEGHHVQVCTRGPVFWTDKVEL from the coding sequence ATGTCCTTGAGGAACTGCCGGACTGTTAAGGTATTGGAAGTATCCCCGGTCGGTCAATTAGAAAGACCGGACGAATTTTTTGAAATCACACTTGAGTACCCGGACTGGGCTGGGTGGAAGCCCGGTCAGTTCGTCATGATCCGTCCGACGAGCTGGGAGCTTGATCTCATGTGGGGCAGGCCGTTCTCCATTTGCTCGGCAGATGGCGAGACGCTTACCCTGTTCATTCAGAAGGTCGGACGCGGTACCAACCGCATCTGTTCCATGAAGCCCGGTGACACCGTGTCCATATGGGGGCCGCTCGGCAATTCGTTTGCCATGGAGCCCGATACACCCACGTTGCTTTTGTCCGGCGGCATCGGAATCGCACCTTTTCGCGGATATGTCGAGCAACATCCGCATCCTGAAAATTTGAAGCTCTTTCTGGCGCATCGCCTGCCGCTTGGATGTTACCCGTTCGGCATGCTTTCCGAAAAGGTGGATTGCCAGTGCATGATCGAGGAAAAAACAGAGGATTTGCAGCAGATTATCGCATCTCTCAGGGAGCAGATCAAGGAGTACGCTGATAAGGATGGACTCATTTTATCCTGCGGTCCCACGCCATTCATGAAGACTGTGCAGCAATTTGCAAACGAGTTCGGTGCGCGGGCTCAGGTCTCGCTTGAAAACCGCATGGCCTGCGGTGTCGGCGCGTGTCTCGGCTGTGTGACAAAGGACGGCGAAGGGCACCATGTTCAGGTCTGCACCCGCGGTCCGGTCTTCTGGACTGATAAAGTTGAGCTGTAG
- a CDS encoding peptidase U32 family protein, which translates to MNHLPEIMAPAGDKTSFLAAVAAGADAVYVGLKHFSARMQATNFSISELSQLASLGRDRGTKTYVAMNTLVKPGDVESAGRLLDRLQKTVKPYAIIVQDLAMVEIAKQVGFQGEIHLSTLANLSHPAGLEIAKKLGVKRVVVPRELNLDEVKLMADACPKDMDLEIFVHGALCHCVSGRCYWSSYLGGKSGLRGRCVQPCRRLYTQNKQNPQRLFSCTDLSLDVLTKPLLSMPKVSAWKIEGRKKGPHYVYYTVRAYQMLRDNPKDAQAKKAAQDLLDQALGRPTSHSTFLPQRPFMPITPNGETSSGRLIGEVKREQKKTYFQPREPLHPGDLVRIGYEDQPGHRTIPIRRRVPKRGRMDIPFSKHVKGPALPSGTKVFLVDRREPELMKLIKGLEKELDFFPAPKPRESTFTPKWPKTASRANVRPENLTLFRQIPRGKIHGKVAFWLEKPTIGKVPRASVNRSQWWLPPVIWPDEDKRYRSLIKEAVKKGAREFVINAPWQSAYFTDRKNVRLIAGPYCNASNRLSLKVLKDLGCSSAIISPELPEEDVYAVSQNPPIPLGMVIKGLWPFGIARFLSEEVRFEEPIKSPMHEVAFVKKFGQNNWIFPGWELDLNDEYKKLERMGYRSFITIKEEWPRSVPRPKRTSTFNWKLKLL; encoded by the coding sequence ATGAATCATTTACCAGAAATAATGGCCCCCGCAGGGGACAAGACATCCTTCCTCGCTGCCGTGGCAGCCGGAGCGGACGCCGTATACGTCGGCCTAAAACACTTCTCGGCCCGAATGCAGGCCACTAACTTTTCTATCAGCGAGTTAAGCCAGCTGGCAAGTCTCGGGCGCGATCGCGGGACCAAGACCTACGTTGCCATGAATACATTGGTCAAGCCGGGGGATGTGGAATCTGCCGGACGGCTTCTCGACCGCCTGCAAAAAACCGTCAAGCCCTACGCCATCATCGTGCAGGACCTCGCCATGGTGGAAATCGCCAAGCAGGTGGGCTTTCAGGGTGAAATCCATTTATCCACCCTCGCCAACCTGAGCCACCCGGCCGGTCTGGAAATCGCCAAGAAGCTCGGCGTCAAACGCGTGGTCGTTCCCCGCGAACTGAACCTCGACGAAGTCAAGCTCATGGCCGATGCCTGCCCCAAGGACATGGACCTTGAAATTTTCGTTCACGGCGCGCTCTGCCACTGCGTATCAGGACGCTGCTACTGGTCCAGCTACCTCGGCGGGAAATCCGGCCTGCGCGGACGCTGCGTACAGCCCTGCCGCCGCCTGTACACACAGAACAAGCAGAATCCCCAGCGCCTTTTCTCCTGCACCGACCTTTCCCTCGACGTGCTGACCAAGCCCCTGCTCTCCATGCCCAAGGTCTCGGCATGGAAGATCGAAGGCCGCAAAAAAGGTCCGCACTATGTCTATTATACAGTCCGCGCCTATCAGATGCTCCGCGACAATCCCAAGGATGCACAGGCAAAAAAAGCGGCGCAGGACCTGCTCGACCAGGCTCTCGGACGGCCCACCAGCCACTCGACTTTCCTGCCGCAACGCCCGTTCATGCCGATCACGCCCAACGGCGAAACCAGCTCCGGCCGACTCATCGGCGAAGTGAAGCGCGAACAGAAGAAAACATACTTCCAGCCGCGCGAACCGCTTCACCCCGGCGATCTGGTCCGTATCGGCTACGAGGACCAACCCGGTCACCGCACCATCCCCATTCGCCGTCGCGTACCCAAACGCGGCCGCATGGACATTCCCTTTTCAAAGCACGTCAAGGGACCGGCACTGCCGTCCGGCACCAAAGTCTTTCTCGTGGACCGGCGCGAACCGGAGCTGATGAAACTCATCAAGGGCCTTGAAAAGGAACTCGACTTCTTCCCGGCTCCGAAGCCAAGGGAATCGACCTTTACGCCCAAATGGCCGAAGACAGCGTCTCGCGCCAATGTCCGCCCGGAAAACCTGACGCTTTTCCGCCAGATACCGCGCGGCAAGATTCACGGCAAAGTCGCCTTCTGGCTGGAAAAGCCCACCATCGGCAAAGTGCCCCGCGCTTCGGTCAACCGCAGCCAGTGGTGGCTTCCGCCCGTCATCTGGCCTGATGAAGACAAAAGATACCGCTCCCTTATCAAGGAAGCAGTAAAAAAAGGTGCCCGCGAATTCGTCATCAACGCACCGTGGCAGTCCGCGTACTTCACGGATCGCAAAAATGTCAGACTCATAGCCGGTCCGTACTGCAACGCATCCAACCGGCTGAGCCTCAAGGTTCTCAAGGACCTTGGGTGCTCCTCTGCCATCATCAGCCCCGAGCTGCCCGAAGAAGACGTGTACGCCGTATCCCAGAACCCGCCCATACCGCTCGGCATGGTCATCAAGGGACTCTGGCCGTTCGGCATAGCACGTTTCCTGTCGGAAGAAGTGCGTTTTGAAGAGCCGATAAAAAGCCCGATGCACGAAGTCGCATTCGTCAAGAAATTCGGCCAGAACAACTGGATATTCCCCGGTTGGGAACTTGACCTGAACGACGAGTACAAAAAGCTTGAACGCATGGGATACAGGTCGTTCATCACCATCAAGGAAGAATGGCCCCGTTCCGTTCCCCGGCCCAAACGGACCAGCACCTTCAACTGGAAGTTGAAACTGTTATAA